CCGGTCGCCCCCGCCCCGGCCCGCGACGACGCGGTGGCCGACGTCGGCGCGATCACCATGTACTACCAACCGCAGATCGCCATCGCCACCGGCGAGGTGGTCGGCGTGGAGGCGCTGCTGCGGTGGCGGCACCCGCGCCGGGGCATGGTCGACCCGGGGGAGCTGATCCGCCTCGCCGAGCAGAGCGCGGTGATGCGGCTGCTCACCCGGCGGGTGGTCGACGACGTGATCGAGCAGCTGGCGAAGTGGTCGGCGGCCGGGATCACCCTGCGGGCCTCGCTCAACGTCAGCGTCCGGGACCTGCACACCGGTGAGATCGCCGACCGGATCGCCGAGCAGCTCACCCGCTTCGGGGTACGCCCGGAACGGCTGCAACTGGAGATCACCGAGGGCGCGTTGATGGCCGACCCCCGGCGGGTGCTCGCCACCATCACCCGGCTGCACCGGCTCGGGGTGGCGATCTCGCTGGACGACTTCGGCACCGGCTACTCGTCCCTGCAGCACCTGCGACGGTTGCCGCTGGCCGAGGTGAAGGTGGACCGGTCGTTCGTGCTGGGGATGGCCGACGACGCCGACGACGCGGCGGTGGTCCGGTCGATGATCGAGCTGGCGGGCGCGCTCGGGCTGCGGGTGGTCGCCGAGGGCGTGGAGGACGAGCGCACCTGGCGGCTGCTGCACACGGCCGGTTGCGACGTGGCCCAGGGCTGGTTCCACGCCCGGCCGATGCCCGCCGAGGATCTGGCCACCTGGCTGTCCCGGTACCGGCCGGTGCACCCGACGGTGGCCGCCGAGACGGACGGGCCGCGCCGCGCCGGCCGGTGACGCGGCCGACAGGCGGACGGCGGGGGGAGTCGGAGGCGTCGCCGCGTCCGCAGGACAATAGACTCGCTCCGGTCACCGCGCGTCATCTGCACCGCGACCGCGCGGCCGGCACACCGCAGACGCAGTCAGGACAGCCACGAAGGGGGCACTGATGGCCGCCATCTCCCGCGAGGAGGTCGCGCACCTCGCGCGACTGTCGCGGCTCGCCGTCACCGAGGAGGAGCTGGACACCTTCGCCGGCCAGCTCGACGTCATCCTCCAGTCGGTCGCCCAGGTCGGCGAGGTCGCCGCGGCGGACATCCCGCCGACCTCGCACTCGGTGCCGCTGACCAACGTCCTGCGCGAGGACGTGGTGGTGCCGGGGCTGACCCCGCAGGAGGCGCTGTCGGGGGCGCCCGACGCCGACCAGCAGCGGTTCCGCGTCCCGCGGATCCTGGACGAGGATGTGGCGTCATGAGCGAGCGCAGCGGGCGAATCATCAGACTCAGTGCGCTGGTGCCTCATGGCGGCGCGGAGCGAAGCGGAGTGCCGGCATGAGCGACCTGACCAGACTGACCGCGACGGAGATCGCCGGCCTGGTGGCGACGGGTGAGACCTCCGCCGTCGAGGTGACCCGGGCCCACCTGGACCGGATCGCCGCCGTCGACGAGCAGGTCCACGCGTTCCTGCACGTCGACACCGAGGGCGCGCTGGCCGCCGCCCGCGCCGTGGACGAGCGCCGGGCCGCCGGCGAGGAGCTGGGCCCGCTCGCGGGCGTGCCGGTCGCGGTCAAGGACGTGCTCACCACCAAGGGCGTGCCGACCACCGTCGGCTCGAAGATCCTGGAGGGCTGGCGCCCGCCGTACGACGCGACGATCGTGCAGCGGCTGCGCGACGCGGGCACGGTGATGCTCGGCAAGACCAACATGGACGAGTTCGCGATGGGCTCCTCCACGGAGTACTCGGCGTACGGCCCGACCCGCAACCCGTGGGACCTCGACCGCATCCCGGGTGGCTCCGGTGGCGGCAGCGCCGCAGCCCTCGCCGCGTACGAGGCCCCGCTGTCGATCGGCTCGGACACCGGCGGCTCGA
This genomic interval from Micromonospora coxensis contains the following:
- the gatC gene encoding Asp-tRNA(Asn)/Glu-tRNA(Gln) amidotransferase subunit GatC, whose product is MAAISREEVAHLARLSRLAVTEEELDTFAGQLDVILQSVAQVGEVAAADIPPTSHSVPLTNVLREDVVVPGLTPQEALSGAPDADQQRFRVPRILDEDVAS